Proteins found in one Cricetulus griseus strain 17A/GY chromosome X, alternate assembly CriGri-PICRH-1.0, whole genome shotgun sequence genomic segment:
- the LOC100753142 gene encoding 10 kDa heat shock protein, mitochondrial has protein sequence MAGQAFKKFLPLFDRVLVERSAAKTVTKGGIMLPEKSQRKVLQATVVAVGSGSKEKGGEIQPVSVKVGDKVLLPEYGGTKVVLDGKDYFLFRDADILGKYTD, from the coding sequence ATGGCTGGACAAGCTTTCAAAAAGTTTCTACCGCTCTTTGACAGAGTATTGGTTGAAAGGAGTGCCGCCAAAACTGTGACCAAAGGTGGCATTATGCTTCCAGAAAAGTCTCAAAGAAAAGTATTGCAAGCAACAGTAGTGGCTGTGGGATCAGGCTCGAAAGAAAAGGGTGGAGAGATTCAGCCAGTCAGTGTGAAAGTTGGAGACAAAGTTCTTCTCCCAGAATATGGAGGCACCAAAGTAGTTCTAGACGGCAAGGATTATTTCTTATTTAGAGATGCTGACATTCTTGGAAAATATACGGACTGA